In the genome of Marispirochaeta sp., one region contains:
- the msrB gene encoding peptide-methionine (R)-S-oxide reductase MsrB codes for MNRKESSEEQWRRDLSPFEYHVLREKGTERAFSGALYAEKRKGRYYCRACGQELFSSEAKFESGSGWPSYFQPLKPKAVEEHQDSSHSMNRTEVVCSNCKSHLGHVFSDGPQPTGLRYCINSVCLSFEPEDGDQERDKR; via the coding sequence ATGAATAGAAAAGAATCTTCAGAAGAGCAGTGGCGAAGAGACTTGAGTCCCTTTGAGTATCACGTACTGCGGGAAAAAGGCACAGAACGGGCCTTCAGCGGCGCTCTGTACGCCGAAAAGCGAAAGGGCCGTTATTACTGCCGCGCCTGCGGACAGGAGCTGTTCAGCTCAGAAGCAAAATTCGAGTCCGGTTCGGGCTGGCCCAGTTATTTTCAACCTCTCAAGCCGAAGGCTGTCGAGGAGCATCAGGACAGCTCCCACTCCATGAATCGCACCGAGGTTGTCTGCTCAAACTGCAAGAGCCATCTGGGGCACGTTTTCAGCGACGGCCCGCAGCCGACGGGTTTACGCTACTGTATAAATTCGGTGTGCCTGAGCTTCGAACCGGAAGATGGGGATCAGGAACGGGATAAAAGATAG
- a CDS encoding C40 family peptidase: MTAAGKISAASLIISLIFLSTQAATADDQTEELSLAVILESVSLKGIPYIWGGSNLKGMDCSGFIYTIYAERVPDLPRRSIDQYRYGTAVTTGKEEPGDLVFFNTEGWSASHVGIYLGDGRFIHAASGEKRNGIIISSLDSPYYRARYLGARRLPVSD, from the coding sequence ATGACGGCAGCCGGGAAAATATCTGCAGCCTCACTCATTATCTCCCTGATCTTCTTGTCAACCCAAGCGGCGACGGCGGATGATCAGACAGAAGAACTGTCTCTGGCGGTGATTCTGGAATCAGTCTCCCTTAAGGGAATCCCGTACATCTGGGGCGGATCAAATCTGAAAGGGATGGACTGTTCAGGCTTTATTTACACAATCTATGCCGAACGGGTACCTGACCTGCCCCGACGGTCGATCGACCAGTACCGCTACGGAACAGCTGTTACCACTGGAAAAGAAGAACCAGGAGACCTGGTCTTCTTTAATACGGAAGGCTGGAGTGCGAGTCACGTTGGTATCTACCTGGGGGATGGACGCTTCATACATGCCGCATCAGGCGAAAAACGCAATGGAATAATAATTTCTTCCCTGGATTCCCCTTATTACCGGGCCCGCTACCTGGGAGCACGAAGACTTCCGGTTTCTGATTAG
- a CDS encoding argininosuccinate synthase gives MKQHTREIKKIVLAYSGGLDTSIIIPWLKENYHGAEIVGICTNVGQDEDWNKMEEKALTSGASKLYIKDIREEFAKDFLFRVVRAGARYEGKYLLGTSIARPLQAKCQVEVALQENADAVAHGCTGKGNDQVRFELTYKALAPQLEVIAPWRLWDISSREDAIEYAQARGIHLGNISKQNIYSRDWNIWHMSHEGGDLEDPWNRPKDEMFQLTKSPKEAPDKETEITIDFEKGFPVGINGERLSAVEILSQLNKIGAENGIGRVDMVETRVVGMKSRGVYETPAGEILLTALAELEMMTMDFNTLGFKRKMSQQYAEIVYAGKWYTTFRESMDAFMDKAYQYVTGSVRLVLYKGNVIIAGRKSPYSLYLEDLASFGESTYDHSDATGFINLYGLATGVEAMVHKRIDAEEGQAPEMKHVAATYHDK, from the coding sequence ATGAAACAACACACAAGAGAAATCAAGAAAATCGTTCTCGCCTATTCCGGCGGGCTGGACACATCGATCATCATCCCCTGGCTTAAAGAAAATTATCACGGTGCCGAGATCGTAGGTATCTGTACCAACGTGGGTCAGGACGAGGACTGGAACAAGATGGAAGAAAAGGCCCTGACCTCGGGGGCTTCTAAACTCTACATCAAGGACATCCGCGAAGAGTTCGCCAAAGATTTTCTGTTCCGCGTGGTCCGGGCCGGGGCACGTTATGAAGGGAAATACCTGCTGGGAACTTCCATTGCGCGGCCGCTGCAGGCGAAATGCCAGGTCGAGGTCGCACTGCAGGAGAACGCCGACGCCGTTGCCCACGGCTGTACCGGAAAGGGTAACGACCAGGTACGTTTTGAGCTGACCTACAAGGCCCTTGCCCCCCAGCTCGAGGTTATTGCCCCGTGGCGGCTCTGGGACATCAGCAGCCGGGAAGACGCCATTGAGTATGCTCAGGCACGGGGCATCCACCTGGGGAACATCAGCAAACAGAATATCTACTCCCGGGACTGGAACATCTGGCATATGAGCCATGAAGGCGGAGACCTGGAAGACCCCTGGAACAGACCCAAAGACGAGATGTTCCAGCTGACAAAATCCCCAAAAGAGGCCCCGGACAAGGAGACGGAGATCACCATCGACTTTGAAAAGGGTTTTCCCGTGGGGATTAACGGCGAACGGTTGAGCGCGGTGGAAATCCTCTCTCAATTGAATAAAATTGGCGCTGAAAACGGTATCGGCCGGGTCGACATGGTAGAAACCCGGGTTGTGGGAATGAAGAGTCGCGGTGTGTACGAGACCCCCGCCGGCGAAATCCTGCTGACCGCCCTGGCGGAACTGGAGATGATGACCATGGATTTCAATACCCTGGGCTTTAAACGTAAAATGAGTCAGCAGTATGCCGAAATAGTGTATGCGGGAAAATGGTACACCACCTTCCGGGAATCCATGGACGCCTTTATGGATAAGGCGTATCAGTACGTAACCGGTTCAGTGCGCCTGGTTCTCTACAAGGGGAATGTTATCATAGCCGGCAGGAAGTCCCCCTACTCCCTCTACCTTGAGGATCTGGCATCCTTTGGTGAGTCCACCTATGACCACAGCGACGCCACGGGGTTTATCAACCTCTACGGACTTGCCACCGGTGTCGAGGCCATGGTACATAAGAGAATAGATGCCGAGGAGGGACAGGCCCCGGAGATGAAACACGTGGCCGCCACCTACCACGACAAATAA
- a CDS encoding adenylate/guanylate cyclase domain-containing protein: protein MKNRKIELLAQNFRPDEIDEIGRLLFKRYNSHFLTGTETHFTLSPRKCAAALVDECIDKNQMDKLIELIVSLDDQTILGRQVRIEGLEEFLNSLAHTGMVYDFRKRRLVKLRKDLDLQANWGSLNEGKRYAITIMSLDVAGNSAMVSRYGNKVMEKVYFHLRKFIEDRINRYDGRIWNFAGDGGIAAFTFRGHQDRSVLCAFEIQRSLPVFHLQTDSPLKEPLALRIGLDTGKIKFLNQTGNIVSEVINYASHLEKQNTPAGGVSISGSLYNEVSPRIASVFECAGDFEGRGAYCMPNRLDLL, encoded by the coding sequence TTGAAAAACCGAAAAATTGAACTCTTGGCGCAGAACTTCCGTCCTGATGAAATTGATGAAATCGGACGTCTCCTCTTTAAACGATACAACAGCCATTTCCTCACCGGTACGGAAACCCATTTTACCCTTTCTCCCCGAAAATGTGCTGCCGCTCTGGTTGATGAGTGTATCGACAAGAACCAGATGGACAAACTGATCGAGCTGATTGTCAGCCTGGATGATCAGACTATTCTGGGGCGCCAGGTCAGGATAGAAGGTCTTGAGGAGTTTCTGAACAGTCTTGCTCATACGGGTATGGTCTATGATTTTCGAAAACGGCGGCTGGTCAAGCTTCGCAAAGACCTTGATCTGCAGGCTAACTGGGGTTCTCTGAACGAGGGGAAACGATACGCCATAACCATTATGAGTCTTGATGTGGCCGGGAATTCCGCCATGGTCTCCAGGTACGGAAACAAGGTTATGGAGAAGGTTTACTTTCATCTAAGAAAATTCATTGAAGACCGGATAAACAGATATGACGGGCGCATCTGGAATTTTGCGGGTGATGGAGGTATTGCCGCTTTCACCTTCAGGGGACATCAGGACAGAAGTGTCCTGTGTGCCTTCGAGATCCAGAGATCTCTGCCGGTGTTTCATCTGCAGACAGACTCTCCCCTTAAAGAGCCTCTTGCCCTCAGAATCGGCCTGGATACAGGAAAGATCAAGTTTCTTAATCAGACGGGGAATATCGTCTCCGAGGTTATAAATTACGCCAGTCATCTTGAAAAACAGAACACTCCTGCTGGAGGGGTTTCAATTTCCGGGAGCCTTTACAATGAGGTAAGCCCTAGAATTGCTTCTGTTTTCGAGTGTGCCGGGGATTTTGAAGGGCGTGGGGCCTACTGCATGCCGAATCGTCTGGACCTGCTGTAA
- a CDS encoding chorismate mutase: MDMLDLDYIASRLEALEETIIFVLIERIQFMLNPFCYRAGHSGFAGENDESLFSLRLKAQEEMDARFGRFLTPEERPVNRNLPPSLRDIIVSPRGLNIDDYDRVNVSPEITAAYLKLLPEICAEGDDGQYGSSIERDVICFQALARRVHFASFYVAESKYRKDPEVYGALIREGKAEEIGRKLTRPEVEERILERVRTKSRRLQEISDFSLRRVLDPDAVTELYRNVIIPLTKEGEIRYLLSRS; encoded by the coding sequence ATGGATATGCTTGATCTCGATTACATTGCCTCACGCCTGGAGGCACTGGAAGAAACGATTATCTTTGTCCTTATAGAACGAATCCAGTTTATGCTGAACCCCTTCTGTTACCGTGCCGGCCACAGCGGATTTGCCGGGGAGAATGATGAGAGCCTCTTTTCGCTGCGACTCAAGGCCCAGGAGGAGATGGATGCCAGGTTCGGACGTTTCCTTACCCCCGAGGAACGTCCGGTCAACAGGAATCTCCCCCCATCACTGCGGGACATAATCGTTTCTCCCCGGGGATTAAACATAGACGACTACGATCGGGTAAACGTAAGTCCCGAAATCACGGCGGCCTACCTTAAACTGCTTCCAGAGATTTGCGCCGAAGGCGACGACGGGCAGTACGGCTCAAGCATTGAGCGGGATGTGATCTGTTTTCAGGCATTGGCCCGGCGGGTCCATTTTGCCTCCTTCTATGTCGCTGAAAGCAAATACAGAAAGGATCCTGAAGTTTACGGAGCCCTTATTCGGGAAGGCAAAGCAGAGGAGATCGGCAGAAAACTTACCCGTCCCGAGGTGGAGGAACGCATTCTTGAACGGGTCCGGACAAAATCACGACGCCTTCAGGAGATCAGTGATTTCTCTCTGCGCCGTGTCCTGGACCCTGATGCGGTGACGGAACTCTACCGGAACGTAATAATTCCCCTGACGAAAGAGGGAGAGATCCGCTATCTTTTATCCCGTTCCTGA
- a CDS encoding glucose-6-phosphate isomerase, whose amino-acid sequence MNFTNLDRTDAYRKLKDEYSAGTERLLLPDILSEERITTYSIAAGGGLTYNYAAKQVDDSVLNILSDLAAETGCIEKYRALAAGERMNTGEDRRVLHHLTRGELIGPVSEADSNLGAFYREQQQRIAEFSRRVRSGEITGSTGKSFSTVVQIGIGGSDLGPRALYLALKNWCRTELGPPQLAARFISNVDPDDAEEVLHSLDLERTLFILVSKSGTTQETLTNRTLVTEMMRSSGIPGLDPERHFVAVTSQTSPLAKSPGFLDSFFIDDYIGGRYSSTSAVGGVVLSLAFGPKIFERLLAGAHEADKAAMEKDFHCNAALTDALIGVWERNICGFPVSAILPYSQGLHRFPAHLQQLDMESNGKQVNRDGEPLGYSTGPVIFGEPGTNGQHSFYQLLHQGTDIVPLQFIGFIRSQTGYDTEYEGSTSQQKLKANLTAQIVAFAAGKENSNLNKNFPGGRPSSLIYADQLTPEALGALLAHFENKVMFQGFIWNINSFDQEGVQLGKILTNQVLGAPEKRGALLNAYARLLKL is encoded by the coding sequence GTGAACTTCACAAATCTGGATCGGACCGATGCCTATCGGAAACTGAAGGATGAGTACTCCGCCGGCACGGAAAGACTTTTGCTGCCGGATATTCTTTCCGAAGAAAGAATCACTACATACAGCATAGCCGCCGGGGGCGGACTTACCTATAACTATGCGGCAAAACAGGTCGACGACAGCGTCCTGAATATCCTCAGCGACCTGGCCGCCGAGACCGGATGCATCGAGAAATACCGCGCCCTGGCGGCGGGCGAGAGAATGAACACCGGCGAGGACCGCCGGGTGCTGCACCATCTTACCAGGGGGGAACTCATCGGGCCGGTAAGCGAAGCAGACAGCAATCTGGGGGCCTTTTACCGGGAGCAGCAGCAGCGCATCGCCGAGTTCAGCCGCAGGGTCCGCTCCGGAGAGATTACCGGTTCCACCGGAAAGAGCTTTTCTACGGTGGTGCAGATCGGAATCGGAGGCTCCGATTTGGGGCCCCGGGCACTCTATCTTGCTTTGAAAAACTGGTGCCGCACCGAACTGGGGCCGCCTCAGCTGGCCGCACGGTTCATCTCCAATGTGGATCCTGATGATGCCGAGGAAGTTCTGCACAGCCTGGACCTGGAGCGGACCCTCTTTATTCTCGTCTCCAAGAGCGGGACTACCCAGGAAACCCTCACCAACCGCACCCTGGTTACAGAAATGATGCGTTCCTCCGGAATCCCGGGTCTTGATCCGGAGCGCCACTTCGTGGCGGTAACCTCCCAGACCAGCCCGCTGGCAAAGTCTCCGGGCTTTCTGGACTCATTCTTCATAGACGACTATATCGGCGGCCGCTACTCCTCCACCAGCGCCGTGGGTGGTGTGGTGCTGAGCCTGGCCTTTGGACCGAAGATATTCGAGCGCCTGCTCGCCGGAGCCCACGAAGCGGATAAAGCCGCAATGGAAAAGGATTTCCACTGCAACGCAGCCCTTACAGATGCCTTGATTGGAGTATGGGAACGGAACATCTGCGGATTTCCGGTATCCGCCATTCTGCCCTACAGTCAGGGCCTGCACCGTTTCCCCGCCCATCTGCAGCAACTGGACATGGAGTCCAACGGCAAACAGGTTAACCGCGACGGAGAACCTCTGGGCTATTCCACGGGGCCGGTAATCTTCGGCGAACCAGGCACCAACGGACAGCACTCCTTCTACCAGCTGCTCCACCAGGGAACGGATATAGTTCCTTTGCAGTTCATCGGCTTTATCCGTTCCCAGACCGGCTACGACACCGAATACGAAGGTTCCACGAGCCAGCAGAAGCTCAAGGCTAACCTGACAGCCCAGATTGTGGCATTTGCTGCCGGTAAAGAGAACAGCAACCTGAACAAGAACTTCCCCGGAGGCCGTCCGTCAAGCCTTATATACGCCGACCAGCTTACCCCGGAAGCCCTGGGGGCCCTGCTTGCCCATTTTGAAAACAAGGTAATGTTCCAGGGCTTCATCTGGAATATCAACTCCTTTGATCAGGAGGGAGTTCAGCTGGGGAAAATCCTGACAAATCAGGTACTTGGAGCACCGGAGAAACGGGGAGCGCTGCTCAACGCCTACGCACGGCTGCTTAAGCTTTAA